The following coding sequences lie in one Haematobia irritans isolate KBUSLIRL chromosome 3, ASM5000362v1, whole genome shotgun sequence genomic window:
- the LOC142230507 gene encoding uncharacterized protein LOC142230507 has product MVDIFFNGLVVGSSGYALSQLQFTENPFIFSGCVVGLCHGLLGLYMNIVEGSSNSQMAFELPQSNDSMVRKLQNLTESCMEITIVPLVNIDLYLKSQQSSPLAMGHGLFIVPLAFDVAFKLFDTDGERNSADTLKELTSLGNIVSLVFLSVNESHLPYGLLAMSALTAQYGPVVMENILKGSGANISLMGYSLLFALIPNAVGI; this is encoded by the coding sequence ATGGTTGATATTTTCTTCAATGGTCTCGTGGTGGGTAGCTCTGGATATGCCTTGAGCCAGCTTCAGTTTACCGAAAATCCCTTCATATTTTCCGGTTGTGTTGTGGGTCTATGCCATGGCCTATTAGGCCTTTATATGAACATCGTGGAAGGTTCCAGCAATAGTCAAATGGCATTCGAATTGCCCCAATCCAATGACAGTATGGTGCGCAAATTACAAAATCTTACAGAGAGTTGTATGGAAATTACCATAGTTCCTTTGGTGAATATAGATCTCTATCTGAAATCGCAACAATCTTCACCTTTAGCAATGGGTCATGGCCTTTTCATAGTCCCCTTGGCCTTTGATGTGGCATTTAAACTATTCGATACAGATGGTGAAAGAAATTCTGCCGATACGCTCAAAGAATTGACATCACTTGGTAACATCGTTTCACTTGTCTTTTTGTCAGTGAATGAGAGTCATTTACCCTATGGTCTTTTGGCCATGTCAGCTTTAACGGCCCAATATGGTCCTGTGGTAATGGAGAATATTCTAAAAGGATCTGGAGCAAATATTTCATTAATGGGTTATTCTTTATTGTTTGCCTTAATACCCAATGCCGTAGGGATTTGA